The nucleotide sequence tcgactatttcAATGCCCTCcaagcgggtcttccagcttgtgtggtgaaacccctataaatggttcagaacgcagcagcgcatctggtttttgatcagcccaaaaggactcatgtcactccattactcagtgacctccactggctactcgtggcctccagaatcagattcaagtcactaatgcttgcatgcagagtgactactgggtctgcacccatctattTAAACTCCATAAtaagtttacgttccttctcggccactacgctcctccaacgaaaaccacctggctctgccatcccttcacacatagcaatcccagtcccgggtATTcacatctgtgacaccacgatggtggaacgagctaccacacgccatcagggcaggggtgtccctctctaacttcaagaagctcttgaaaactcatctctcctgagaacacttcctcttataacacctctaactccaaacatctaacatgcacttcctgtgctgttcttctatcccctacaattatcttggattgattgcactttgttaactctaacttctttccctaggtatttaccccattgatgggatatgtgccattagcgcttactagtatttatcgctgcttttattaatatgtgttgtcagttgtagatctcgtgctgtatttgatgctctgttgatgattgtatgttgttcctcaaatgttagttgctttggataaaaatgagtaaatgtaaagtgtAAATGTAACTGACGTTACTTGTTCTAATTCTTCTTTGTACGAGCGGCTTAAGAGctttttgtccatttgggcAACTGTAcaaacatggcgacgtccatttAAGGGGACCTGCGGTGTATGTAGGTAGATATGggtcattctaaggtaataaaaacataatggttgattatgtaaggtctttatacaccactgaaaacaaagttatagatattatattgcatttctgtcaatatatCCTCaatctttaataaaatattttcctatAATGACTACTTATTAGTAATTTCAACCAACTTTGTCTTACACAAGGAAatattgcttttcttttgtcttttaccTATTCATAAATGCCAGAAAATTACTTGAGGGTATAGTAGTCTGTACGAATTGAAATTCTTGGTAAATGTAATGAGTTATCTTGGGATAGGAGCCTTTGCTGTATTTTCTGCTCTTACCCTGTGGGAGTTGGTCAACAGTACAGATTTCCTTTGGTCGAAATTAGACGGTGTCCTGAAAACTAGTCCAATTAATTAGGCCTCTAGACACAAGCACGTCATTGTAAGGGGAGCATACATATCTTTGAAGTTTGATTTGGTCAGCACTGTGCCTGCACCAATCATCCTGTCAGCCACACAAGGTCTTGATCTTCCAGAAGGCTGTTTTACCTTAGTGATGGTCCCCACCGCCTTGGTGCGTCCCTCCCTGAACACCAGCCTCTGGTCGCAGTGTAGGTACTCGGGGGTTTTGATGAAGCGGAAGTGGACTGAAGCCTTGTCCCCTGTCCGCAGGCAGTCTCTGTTCATAGACAAGATGGTGGCTGTCTGCCTTATGCTACCACAGTGGACTGAGTAGGAGGTGAGGACAGAAAGATGATTGGATAGGAAACAGAGACAAGGAAGTTAATCACTAAAATACACACTTAAATGTGTCTGTGAGAGCAGTATTTTGTCAGTAATGAGACTTCTATcaaacatacactgaacaaaattataaatgcaacacttttgtttttgcccccattcatcatgagctgaactcaaagatatcagactttctctatgtacacaaaaggcctatttctttcaaatattgttcaccaatctgtgttagtgagcacttttcctttgccaagataatccttCCACCTcataggctggccacaataaaaggccagcctaaggcacctACAAGGTGGagggattatctcggcaaagaagaaatgctcactaacacagattgacagttctgtgaacaatatttgagagaaataggtcttctgtgtacatagagaaattCTTTGATCTTTGAGtacagctcatgatgaatgggggcaaaaacaagtgttgcatttattattttgttcagaATATTAGTACAAATTGTCATTTGAGTGACATCTAATCATTTAAACCAAGCAACACttaagaaataataaatgttatttgGAAATTTGGCTACAAATGTTCAGTCCGTGACACAAAGCTGCTGTGGAAACCCACAGAACATGCACTTTTATCCAACCCGTTGTCACTTCTCAATGTCATTGTCACCCACCCATGGCCTGGTATCTTGGGGATATTGTAGTGGGATGGTGCAGTACCAGGATCTCTGCCTCAAACTCCCAAGTGGCCTGTGGGCACAACCTTGGGGAAACCATCACCATGCCTTTCCTTATGGACGAACGCTTGATCTTTACAAAGAGTCGTGACAGGAGAGGTAAAGAgacagaggaacaaagaaatggTAGTTTTTCAGCACTGCTGTACAAAAATTTCTCTAGGTCAGTTTTCAAGATTTGATGTATTAGATCAGAGGAGAGCAATGAGAAAGCTGGAAGAAACTAGGAAAATAACCATGCACATGACCTTCTCCAAAAACATTTGTGTACAGCCAGTTAATTAATTATAACACCAAAAAACTATGCAGTCCCATACTTTCCCCCATAGATGCGGCTGTGGGAGATTTTTACCCTCCTACCTTTTTGAGAGCAAATGAGGCAGTCTGGCCACCTCTAACCTCCTTCACAGGCATTCTCTTGCGGTGGATGGATTTGACAGCAATGGGAATGAAGCTGCCCAAGGGGTCTGGCCCTAGTAGCATTGTATCATTCAGACGTATGAGTCCACGTAAAGTAGTTCCTGATACCACTGTTCCCACTCCCTGAGACATGAACAGAACACAAACTGCGGTTTAGACAGAATTTGGCAGGCACCTGTATGTCTGATGTGAGATTTGCACCTGAGATTCCTTACTTATATAATTCACACAGTAAAGTGCATTTAGTGATAAGAGATTGTCACTGGTCAGAGTACCGGTACAGAGTAGGTGTCGTCTATCTGAAACTCAGCAGGCTGGTCGTCTCGGTAGGAGGTCCTGGAGGAGAGCAGGTTGAGAAACATCTTGAGCAGGTCCATGTTCTCTCCGGTTACATTGGAGATCTGAAAGATGGGACACATCCTGGGgggacacaacacacacacgtacacacacacgtacacacacacacacacacacacacacacacacacacagtggttaCAAAGTAGGACGTTCGCTCATACTCAGAATCTGGCTGAGACAGACTTGGTACCTCTCAGAACTGAAGTTTGAAGCTGTGACTATGACGTCGTCCTTGTTCTGTACCAGGACAGGGATCTTCCTACAGCCAGGGGACTTCAGTAACCTCTGGAGTAGCTTCAATGTCTCTGTTATAAGTAGACAAAGATCACAGGAATTATAGCACATATATAGCCTGATAGTGAGCATACCAAGTTTTTAATGTCAGGGGGAAAATAACAGCATATAGAAAGAGGAAGTCTTAATGCCTACTGACTTGGCTCTTCCTGCTGCTGTGTATTCACATGTTAGCGACAATTATCGTTGAAGGAGTTATAAAAGGTACTCCTGAGGACTGACCTTGCAGGATGTTGGCTGGACACATGTCTATTTTGGTTACCACAACAAACACAGGCACATTCAGAGCTAAGGCCAGACCCAGGTGCTCTTTGGTCATGCCTACGATGCCTGCATTACTGCCCACCTGGCAAGGAATGGAGAGAGAACAAtttttgtcaatattttaatcaGATATGACACGAGTAGATATACATACATAAACCCCCACCcccaaataaataacaaaaaaacatctccTCTTTCCTGACCATGAGCATGCAGAAGTCAGGCAGGTGTCCAGTCATCCCAAACACTGTGGTCTTGAGGTATTTCTCGTGGCCAGCCAGGTCTATGAAGGTAATGACCTTGGAGGACTTCTCACATATTTTGGTCCAGTCCAGGCTTCCTCCATGACTATCTGGTTTGTTCACCACCTATGGGTGGACAGGGAAGGGTGGAGTTATAGCCACTGCATTCATACTATCTCCACCTCTAATGTGCTGCTTCACAGTAAGGTCATATGTATGTCCAGTGCTGTGTTGAATGTTACAACACTTAGCACATAAAGTTATCACTCATACATGTTTCCCATCTCTCTCTTGGATGTTGCCAGTTTCTAGAGGGAGGCTGCCATGTACTATAAAAAGTTGTGGGCTAAAATAACCAGTGCTGCTGAAAAGCTCCTGAGCAAGAGCACCTACACTCTGCTTTCTAATGCATTTAAGGTGATATTACATGCTACATTACCTGGTGCACTTCACTCTATCTTCCCTTCACTTTGTCTGGATGACACCCTCTGCATTGCCTCTGCTCCTTCACCTCTTATACAGATAAATCTGCTACACTTTTTACTGTCAATGTGTCTCACTGTGTATTATTATAATGCTTTAAAATCAACTGTTTTTTACAGATGCATGGTAAACACCTCACTACACCCTCACCTGTCCCTCCTGGTCAAACCCCAGGATATCATTGCCCACACTGCTGGTCCTGCCACTCTCCATTTCATGCTTGTGTCTGAAGAGCTTCTGGCGGGCAAAGCCCCTGCCATTGTCCAGCTCTCCGTGCGTTAGCACTCCCAGCAGAGTACTCTTACCAGCATCCACATTACCGACAACTGCAACCCTGAGGGATAGAGGAGTACCAAAATGTCACCAAAACTGTACAAGGAAGGGATAACTTTCTGACTAATAGAAAATGTAACCAACGTAGTGAAGAGGAATGTAACTATCCTGTCATTGGGATCTATTACTGGACTGTGACCCCTTTTTATTCAAATCTCTGACCACTCACCTGACCTCCAGGAAGTCCAGCTCACCCACACGCCGGCGGATCAGATAGTCCCGTACCAAACCGGCAGCCTCATTGCGCTCCCTGAGCGGAATAAGGTCAGAATCCAGTTGCTCACACATCGAGCACACCGTGGCCACTGAGGCCTCCATATCCTTCTCATCCAGACCCCAGTCACCCCCATCTACAACAGAGacatggaggagagagaagaacaAGAGGTAAGTACACAATTTAATGAGCAGGTTTCAATTGTACATGTTCTATAAACCGCTTTGGCAACAGACTGATTGAAAAAATAGGTGAATAACTTAACTTTACATAAATTGTCAAAGCTGAAGAAGATGGTGAATAGTGTGAGTAACCAAAGCTTTGTGAACTGTTTGCATTTTTCTCACCTGAGCCCATCCCAACCACATAGATGGTCTCTCCGCATCCCTCTTCCATCCTGTCCCGTAGCTGGCGAAGTAATGAGTCATACTGCTCTCCATTTGGGCTAACAAGTGCCAGCTGTCGGGTGTGTGCACATTGGGgggaagacaaaaacagagagacaattGGCTATTGTTGGAATTAAGAGCCTGGCTGGATGTTTGTTCCACAATAGATGCATAATCAAAGCAAATCCTTTTTTCCAATGAGTTGCAATCATTTCAAGCAATAAAACTATTCCATTACAACACACTGGGAACTATTGGGCCATTCTCTGATCACCccaattacatttttatcatttaatgcCATTTGAAAATTCTAATAGCATGAACCATCCCTACCATTACCTACCACAGTAGAAGGTATGCTACAGGGAATGGTGAGTTCAAAAAGCTGCTCTCCACAAATACGCATACAGCTGTCTCTCTTCCCATGACACATGTCAAGGTTACATGTGAACGCGATACTATTATCCATGCTGATATAGATTACCTATAAAGCACCATTATGCCAATCAGTACCATAGTAAAACTGCTTCACACTGTTGACTGAGGTTAAGTTCAGAGACACAAGTTAAATACTCTCTCCACTTAATTCACCCTCTTAACTGTGCAAGCATTTCATGGTGGTTTTACCATGcgttaaaaattaaacaaaacattaaaattggTTTCGGCACTATGACCTTAAAATTGGAAAAACATACTTACTTTTGTGGAAGTGTGGTTTAGGTTTTGTTAATCATTACATTATGGCTCCAATTAAGAAAACTATTTACACGTAAATGGCACACACTGTGAAACAAATGTTAAAGGGGTGTCCCAGGAAAACCTGGTTATGATGTTGTTATTAATTACAGTTTATGCACTTGGAAACAAAGTATACTACACAGCATATCAGAGGCTGACACAACCTGATGAAATTGACAGGAGCCAAAGGTGAAAATTGACTCGCTGATGCAACTCTTTGCAATCTGTTTATGGGAAACGTAATGCCATTATAATGTGTAATTTGACCCAGCTTTACGTCATTGTAAAACTGCTACTCATTTGACAACTCTGAATACTAAATAGCTATTTTTACAAAATCAGAACACGTCTGCAGCGTGTTTCTTTCTTACTGCTCATATAGTCAACAGACCCGGCCACATTAACgttatcttgtgtgtttttttgtgctgaGGTTAACACACCATGTCAAGTCAGTGTTACGGTTTGCTTGACAAC is from Micropterus dolomieu isolate WLL.071019.BEF.003 ecotype Adirondacks linkage group LG02, ASM2129224v1, whole genome shotgun sequence and encodes:
- the gtpbp1 gene encoding GTP-binding protein 1 isoform X2; amino-acid sequence: MASIAAGHEPGISPGSIPLADALVPASIFAPDRGGCADDAGDECFEDGDMINGELEDRAVDFTNKLALVSPNGEQYDSLLRQLRDRMEEGCGETIYVVGMGSDGGDWGLDEKDMEASVATVCSMCEQLDSDLIPLRERNEAAGLVRDYLIRRRVGELDFLEVRVAVVGNVDAGKSTLLGVLTHGELDNGRGFARQKLFRHKHEMESGRTSSVGNDILGFDQEGQVVNKPDSHGGSLDWTKICEKSSKVITFIDLAGHEKYLKTTVFGMTGHLPDFCMLMVGSNAGIVGMTKEHLGLALALNVPVFVVVTKIDMCPANILQETLKLLQRLLKSPGCRKIPVLVQNKDDVIVTASNFSSERMCPIFQISNVTGENMDLLKMFLNLLSSRTSYRDDQPAEFQIDDTYSVPGVGTVVSGTTLRGLIRLNDTMLLGPDPLGSFIPIAVKSIHRKRMPVKEVRGGQTASFALKKIKRSSIRKGMVMVSPRLCPQATWEFEAEILVLHHPTTISPRYQAMVHCGSIRQTATILSMNRDCLRTGDKASVHFRFIKTPEYLHCDQRLVFREGRTKAVGTITKLLQSTNNLPSNSKPPQIKMQSTKKAPLRKEDSTTAASDDVATIAQPAGTNTTQPPKSGGGGRRRGGQRHKGKGQSSSTNPTAAPSSGIGGC
- the gtpbp1 gene encoding GTP-binding protein 1 isoform X1 translates to MASIAAGHEPGISPGSIPLADALVPASIFAPDRGGCADDAGDECFEDGDMINGELEDRAVDFTNKLALVSPNGEQYDSLLRQLRDRMEEGCGETIYVVGMGSDGGDWGLDEKDMEASVATVCSMCEQLDSDLIPLRERNEAAGLVRDYLIRRRVGELDFLEVRVAVVGNVDAGKSTLLGVLTHGELDNGRGFARQKLFRHKHEMESGRTSSVGNDILGFDQEGQVVNKPDSHGGSLDWTKICEKSSKVITFIDLAGHEKYLKTTVFGMTGHLPDFCMLMVGSNAGIVGMTKEHLGLALALNVPVFVVVTKIDMCPANILQETLKLLQRLLKSPGCRKIPVLVQNKDDVIVTASNFSSERMCPIFQISNVTGENMDLLKMFLNLLSSRTSYRDDQPAEFQIDDTYSVPGVGTVVSGTTLRGLIRLNDTMLLGPDPLGSFIPIAVKSIHRKRMPVKEVRGGQTASFALKKIKRSSIRKGMVMVSPRLCPQATWEFEAEILVLHHPTTISPRYQAMVHCGSIRQTATILSMNRDCLRTGDKASVHFRFIKTPEYLHCDQRLVFREGRTKAVGTITKLLQSTNNLPSNSKPPQIKMQSTKKAPLRKEDSTTAASDDVATIAQPAGTNTTQPGEGDEDPQIKEGNKENKPKSGGGGRRRGGQRHKGKGQSSSTNPTAAPSSGIGGC